The window CCCGACCGGCCGGGGTGGCCAGGTCCAGCACCACGCCGACGGCCAGCACCAGCACGATCGAGGCGACGAAGCCGCCGACGTTGACGACCCCGGTGGCGCTGCCGATCCGGTTGACCGGGTTGAAGCTGCGCGCGTAGTCGAAGCCGATGAGGGAGGCCGGGCCGTTGACCGCGAGCACCAGCACCAGCGTGACCAGCAGCCAACCCGGCGCGCGTCCCGGCCAGGCGAGCACGACGGCCCAGACCACGGCGGTGGCGCCGGTGATCGCGAAGACCAGCACCGAACGGTGGAACGGGTGCCGGGCGCAGAGGTGCGCCACCACCGGCCCGGTCAGCAGCATGGCGGCGGTCATCAGGGTGAGCAGCGACGCCGCCCTGGTCGGGCTGAGCCCCTGCCCCTGCACCAGGAACGGGTACCCCCAGAGCAGGGCGAACACCGCGCCGGAGAACTGGGTGACGAAGTGCGTCCAGAGCCCCAGCCGGGTGCCCGGCTGGGCCCACGCGGCGGCGAGTTCCCGGCGGACGTCGGTGAGGGTGGGCGCCGCGCCAGCCGGGACCGGCCCGCCCGGGGTGTCCCGGACGGCGACGACGACCATCAGCAGCACGGTCGCCCCGACCGCCCCGGCGGTGAGGAAGGCGGGCGTCCAGCCCGCCGAGTGCAGCAGGGCCACCAGCGGTACGGCGCCGAGGATCGCCCCGAGCTGGCCGAGCGTGCCGGTGAGCTGGGTCATCATCGCGTAGCGCCGCCCCGGGAACCACAGCGCCACGATGCGCAGCACGCTGATGAACGTCATGGCGTCGCCGAGCCCGATCAACACGCGGGCGGCGATCGCCAGGGGCACGTCGGTGGCCAGGGCGAAGCAGAGCTGGCCGGCGACCATCAGCGCGCCGCCGGCGATGAGCAGCCGGCGGGACCCGAACCGGTCGAGCAGCACGCCGACCGGCACCTGCATCGCCGCGTACACGGCGAGCTGGGCGACGGAGAAGGTGGCCAGCGCCGAGGCGTTGACCTCGAAGCGGTGTGCCGCGTCGACGCCGGTGACGCCGAGCGAGCTGCGGTGGAACACGGCGGCCACGTACGCGGACACGGCCACGCCCCAGACGAGGCCGCCCGCCGAGCGGAGCGGGGCGAGCGGCGCGGTCAGCACCCTCACCGCAGGGACCGCAGCACGGCCGCGGCGTTGTCGATGTGCGCGGCGACGGCGGCGAGCCAGCGCCCGGGGTCGTCGGAGTCGAGTGCGGCGAGCTGGTCGGCGTGCTCGGTGAGCGCCGTCTCGGCCCAGCCGGGCGAGAGCCGGAAGCTAGCCTCCCCCATCCGCAGCTGCCGGTCGCGCAGCCGCTGGTACAGCTCGGCGAGGATCTCGTTGCCGGCGGCGTCCACGACGGTGGCGTGGAACGCCCGGTCGGCCTGCATCAACGCGGCCAGGTCACCGGCGGCGTGCGCGTCCCGCATCTCGGCCAGCCGGGCGGCGAGGTCGCCCCGCAGCGCCGCGCGCCGGGGCCAGACCCGCTCGGCGGCGTGCAGCTCGACCAGCCGCCGCGCCTCGATCACGTCGGTGATCTCGCGGGCGGAGACCGGGCGGATCAGGGCGCCCCGCTTGGGGTAGAGGCGGACCAGTCCCTCCGCCTCCAGGCGGAGCAGCGCCTCCCGGACCGGGGTGCGGGAGACCCCGGTGGCCTCGGCGATCTCCCCCTCGCTGACCAGCGACCCGCCCGGGTGGATCTGCTCCAGGATCTCGCGCTTGAGGTGCCGGTAGGCGCGTTCGGCGGCCGAGGGCGCGGCCGTCCGGCCCGACGGGGAGGGATGCGTCATGTATCTATGGTGGGACCCGCCCTCCTCGCCGCGCCCCGCGCCCCCGCCGGGGGTGGCGCGGGCCACCGTCAGCGGGGATGGAGCGTCAGCAGCCCGTCGCCGTCGACGGCGAACCCGCGCGCGAACGGTGGGCCGAAGCCGCCGAGCAGCCCCGCCAGCCAGCCGGCCTCGTCGGGCGCGGCCCGCTCCAGCCGCATCCGGCGCATCCGTACCGGGGCCGCCCGCAGGCGCCGCAGCGCCCCGGTGTCCGCGTCGAGGGTCGGCAGCCAGAGCAGCCGCAGCTCCGGGCGGTACGCCTCCCGCCCGCCGATGCCCTCGTAGTCGTCGACGAGGTCGCCGCAGCCGTAGAGGATGAGCCGGTCGCGGTACACCTCGACGGGGCGGGGATGGTGCGACGAGTGGCCGTGCACCACGTCCACGCCGGCGTCCACCAGCCGGTGGGCGAAGTCGACGTGCGCGGGCGGCACCTCGTACCCCCAGTTGGTGCCCCAGTGCACGGAGACCAGCACCCGGTCCCCCGGCCCGGCCACGGCGGCGATCCGTCCGGCCAACGCGTCCGCCGAGGCGACCGAGACCTCCGGCAGGTACGCCACCCCGGCCGACCCGGCGGTGGCCGCCCAGGGCGGGGGCACCCCGCTGGACGGTACGGCCACCGACCAGACGAGCAGCCGGCCGCCACGGCCGAGCGAAACCCGGGCGGGCCGCCAGGCCGACGCCGCGTCCCGGCCGGCGCCGGCGGTGGCGATGCCGGCGTCGGCCAGCGCGTCGAGGGTGTCGGTGAGCCCGACCGGGCCGAAGTCGAGGCTGTGGTTGTTGGCCAGGGCGCAGACGTCGAGCCGGGCCGCGGCGAGGCAGGACAGGTTTCCCGGGTGCATCCGGTAGTGGATCGCCTTGGCCGGTGCGTGCTCGCCCCGGCCGGTCACCGCGGTCTCCAGGTTGACCACGCGGGCGGCGGGCCGCAGCTCGTCGAGCAGGTGCAGCGCCTCGCCCCACGGCCAGGCCGGCGGCGCCGGGCGCGGGACCGGCCCGTTGGCGTCCCGGGCGAGGTCGACGTAGTCACGGGCGTCGCGTACCGCCGGTTCGCGCAGCTCGGGCGGGCCGGGCGTGGGCAGGATCGCGTCCACGCCCCGGCCGGTCATCACGTCGCCGCCGAGGAAGAGGGTCAGCTCGGGCATCCGGCCCGCTTTCCCCGTCGCGCCGCCGGCTCACCTGCCGGCGGCGTCCGCGCCGGCCTCGGCCCAGAAGTCGACGAGCAGGCGGTGGAACTCCTCGGCGCACTCGATCTGTGGCATGTGCCCGCAGTCGGCGAACAGGTGGGTGCGGGCGCGCGGCAGCCGGGACCGGGCGGCGTCGAGGTGCGCCGCCGGCAGGATCAGGTCCCGGTCGCCCCAGACGATTAGGGTGGGCACGTCGAGCCGTTCCACCTCGGCCAGCAGTTCCTCGCGCCACTGCGGGCTGACGCCCCGGAAGGTGCCGAGGCTGCGCGCGGTCTCCAGCATCACCCGGGCGGCGTACGGCTGGCGGGCGACCGCCAGGGCGTGGGCGACGCGTTCGGCGGTGGCGAGGGCCGGGTCGTGGAAGAGCGACAGCTCGGCGCGGCGGGCGGCCCACCGGGTGGGCCGCAGCAGCAGCCGGCCCAGCGGGCGCAGCGCCAGCAGCCGCAGCGCGATGGTCACCTCCCGGCCGAAGCCGGCGCTGTTGACCAGCGTCAGGCTGGCCACCCGGGCCGGCGCGGACGCCGCGAGGCGCATGGCGACGGCGCCGCCGAGGGAGTTGCCGACCACGTGCGCCGGCTCCTCGACGCCGACGGCGTCGAGGTAGTGGGCGGCGAACTCGCCCAGCGCCGGCAGGGTGCAGGGGCGGGCCATCGGCAGCGAACCGCCGTAGCCGGGCAGGTCGACGCTGTGTACCCGGAACCGCCCGGCGAGCAGCTCGTGGAGCTCGGTGAAGTCGCGCAGGGTGCGGCCGATGCCGTGCAGCAGCAGCACCGGCGGCCCGTCGCCGTCGACGCGGTGGCACACCCGGCGGCCGTCCACGCTCACGTGCCGGCGTCCGGCCGGGGCGCTCACGCCGGCTCCCCGGCCGGGTCGGCCGCCGGGGCCGCCTCGGGCTGCCGCTGCGCCGGGACGGACGACCCGGTGGTGAGCCGGCGCGTGGACTCGCCCCCGACGCGGTCGAGCGCGAAGGCCACGACCCGCTGGTACGACACCGGCGCCACCCGGGCCAGCAGGTCGGGCAGCTTCGCCGACCAGCCGATCAGCACCCGGCCCCGGCGGCGGTGCACGCCGCGCAGGATCACCTCGGCGGCCCTCGCGGGGTCGATGGTCAGCAGCTTCTCGAACTGCCGGCGGCCGGTCTCGAACTCCTCGGCGGGCACGCCGGCGCCCACCCGGGCGTTCTGCGCGATCCGGGTGCGGATGCCCCCCGGGTGCACGCAGGTCACCCCGATCCCCTCGCCGGCCAGCTCCTGGCGCAGCGCCTCGGTGAAGCCGCGGACGGCGAACTTGCTGGCCGCGTAGGCGGTCTGCCCGGCCGGGGCGATGATCCCGAAGAGGCTGGAGACGTTGACCAGGTGCGCGCCCGGCTCGACCCGCAGGGTGGGCAGCAGCGCGTGGGTCAGCTGCGCCACGGCCCGGAAGTTGACGTCGACGACCCAGCTGAACTCGTCCAGGCTCACCTGGTCGAACCGGCCGCCCAGCGCCACCCCCGCGTTGTTGACCAGCAGCCGCAGCGCCGGGTGCCGCCGGCGGATCTCCTCGGCCACCCGCGCGGTGGCGGCGGCGTCGGCCAGGTCGACCACGTAGGCGGTGAGCTGCCGGTCGGGGTGCGCGGCGCGGACCGCCGCGACGACGGCGTCGAGGCGCCCGGCGTCGCGGTCGACCAGCACCAGGTCGCTGCCCCGGCGGGCCAGCCCGTGCACGAGGGCCTCGCCGATCCCGCTGGCGGCGCCGGTCACCACAGCCGTGCCGCCGATGAAGACGAACCTACGCACGGGCGGTCCTCCGTTCCGGTGTGCCGGCGCGGGAGAACCGCACGCCGGGGTCGGTGAGCCGGCCGTGCCGCATCAGCAGGACGTCCCGGGGATAGTTCTGGTGCAGCCGCCACGGCGCCCGGGCGCCCTGCTTGGGCAGGGCGTCGACGCTGCGCAGCACGTAGCCGGCCGTCAAATCGATGATCGGCTCCAGCTCGCCGTCGGGCGGCGGCAGCGGGGTGACGACCTGCTGGCCGGTGCGGTCCAGGTGCCGCAGCAGCCGGCAGACGTAGGTGGCCACCAGGTCGGCCTTCAGCGTCCACGAGGCGTTGGTGTAGCCGAGGGTCATCGCGAAGTTCGGCACCCCGGAGAGCATCATCCCCTTGTAGGCGACGGTGTCGGGCAGCTCCACCTCGGCGCCGTCCACGGTCAGCGTCATGCCGCCGAGGGCGAGCAGGTTGAGCCCGGTGGCGGTGACGACGACGTCCGCGGCCAGCTCCTCGCCGGAGCCGAGCCGGACGCCCCGCTCGGTGAAGGTGTCGACGGTGTCGGTGACCACCGACGCCCTCCCCCGCGCCACCGCGGTGAACAGGTCGCCGTCGGGCACCACGCACAGCCGCTGGTCCCAGGGGTCGTAGCGGGGCGAGAAGTGCCGGTCGACGTCGTAGCCGGCCGGCAGCCGGCCCCGGGCGGCGCGCAGCAGCAGCCGCCGGACCAACGCGGGGGCGCGCCGGCTGAGCTGGAAGTTGGCGGTGGAGAGCAGGACGTTCTTCCAGCGCACCACCGGATACGCGGCCTTCGCCGGCAGCCAGCGCCGCAGCGCGTCGGCCAGCACGTCGCGCGACGGCAGCGCCAGGACGTACGTGGGTGAGCGCTGGAGCATGGTGACGTGGGCGGCCCGCTCGGCCATCGCGGGCACCAGGGTCACTGCGGTGGCGCCGCTGCCGATCACCACCACCCGCTTGCCGGTGTGGTCGAGGTCGGCGGGCCAGTGCTGCGGGTGCACGATCCGCCCCGCGAACCGCTCGGTGCCGGGGAACCTCGGGGCGTACCCGGCGTCGTAGCGGTAGTAGCCGGCGCAGGTGAACAGGAAGGAACAGGTCAGCGCGACCGTCTCGCCGGTGTCGTCGCGCTGGGCGTGCACCGTCCAGCGGGCGCTCGCGCTGTCCCAGTCGGCCCGCAGCACCCGGTGCCGGAAGCGGATGTGGTCGGTGACGCCGTACTCGTCGGCGGTGCGGCGGACGTAGTCGCGGATCGAGTCGCCCTCGGCGATGGCCTTCGGGTCGGTCCACGGCTTGAAGGAGTAGCCGAGGGTGAACATGTCGGAGTCCGACCGGACGCCGGGATAACGGAACAGGTCCCAGGTGCCGCCGATCGCGTCGCGGGACTCCAGCACCGCGTACGTCTTCTCCGGGCAGTTGCGGCGCAGGTGGCAGGCGGCACCCACGCCGGACAGGCCGGCGCCGACGATGAGCACGTCGACGTGTTCGGTGGCCATCTCGTCTCCGTCCGCGGGTGTGACCGGACACTAGCCACGGCTGTCGAGGCTCGTCAACACCCTGTCGAGTCGGATCGACACGGTGTTGATCCGGTGTAGAGTCCCCGGGCATGACACCCGCCCGTACGGCCACCGGCAGCGCGACCGGGCGCGGACGGCGCGCGGCGCGCTCCGTCGGCGACGAGCGGGAGCTGGCCATCCTGGCGACCGCCGAGCGGCTGCTGGGGCAGCGGGCCTTCGCCGACATCTCGATCGACGACCTGGCGCGCGGGGCCGGCATCTCCCGGCCCACCTTCTACTTCTACTTCCCGTCCAAGGACGCGGTGCTGCTGACGCTGCTGGACCGGGTCATCGAGGAGGCCGACGCCGCCGCCGGGAACGTGCTGGAGCGGCTGGCCGAGGACCCACCGGCGCGCTGGCGGGAGCTGATCGACCGGTTCCACGAGACGTTCGGCGCGCACCGCGCGGTGGTGCTGGCCTGCGCCCAGGTGCGCGGCACCAACGCCGAGGTGCGCCGGCTCTGGGCGAGGGTGCTGGAGCGCTGGGTGCACGCGATCGAGACCGCGATCGTGGCCGAACGGCGGCGCGGGGCCGCCCCCGACGGCGTGCCGGCCCGCGACCTCGCCATCGCGCTCAACTCGATGAACGAGCGCGTCTGGTACGCCACCTTCGCCGGCGACGGGCCGGCGGTGGCGGAGCGCGACGTGGTCGACGTGCTGCGCGACGTGTGGCTGGCCGCGATCTACCGCGGCACCGCTCCCCCGCCGGCCTGACCACGCCGGACGGCGGGGTGTGCCGGCACGACCTCGAGGTCGTGCCCCCACCCACGTGCCCGGTTACCGTTGATCTCTCCCGGTCGGCGACCCGCCCCGGCCTTTCGTCCCCCTGGAGGAGACTTGCGCCCGACCAGCACCCCGTTCTCCGCCGAGCTGCGGGCCGCCAGCGCCGAGGCCCACCAGGGCGCGGAGTCCCAGCGGTACGTCTCCGCCCTGGTGGCCGGCGAGCTGGACCGCGCCGGCTACGCCGCGCTGGTGGGGCAGCACCACGTGATCTACGAGGCGCTGGAGGGCGCCGCCGAGGCGATGCGCCACGACCCGCTCGCCGGCCCGTTCGTCGACGACGCGCTGACCCGGCTGCCCGCCCTCGCCGCGGACCTGGAGTTCCTGCTCGGGCCCGACTGGCGCCGACGGATCGACCCGACCCCGGCGACGGTCGCCTACGCCGGGCGCCTCGGCGCGGTCTGCGCCAGCTCACCGGAGCGGTTCGTCGCCCACCACTACACCCGCTACCTCGGCGACCTCTCCGGCGGCCTGCACATCGGACGGTCCCTCGCCCGGCACTACGGGCTGACCGGGGACGCCGGGGCGGCGTTCTACCGGTTCGACCGGATCCCCAGCCCGAAGGCGTACAAGGACGCCTACCGGGCAAGGCTGGACGCCCTCCCGCTCGACGAGGTGGGTCGGGCCGCGCTGCGGGCCGAGGTGCTCGTGGCGTACCGGCACAACACCGAGGTCCTCGCCGCCCTGTCCCACCTCGTGCCGGCCACGGACGCGGAGGTGGCCGCGTGACCGCCCCGTTCGGCGCCGACGTGGTCGCCGCCGTCTGCCGGCACATGAACGACGACCACGCCGGGGACTCGCTGCTCATCTGCCGCACGCTCGGCGGGCAGCCGGCGGCCACCCGGGCCCGGGCCACCGGCCTGGACGCCGAGGGGATGGAGTTCGCCGTGACCGTGGACGACATCGAGGTCCCGGTGCGGGTGCCGTTCGCCCACCGGCTGAGCGAACGCGCCCAGATCCGGCAGGAGGTGGTGCGGATGTACCGGGAGGCGTGCCAGCGGTCCGGCCTCCCACCGCGCCCGGCCGGCTGACCGACCGGCGGTCGCAACGCCACGTCCGATCGCCGCCAGCGCCGGCCGGCCGGCTCCCGGATAGTCGGCTCCGGTGGCGCGACGCACGGTCGCGCACTCGGTGGAAGGTGGACGGATGCACGCGCCTTCCAGGTCGAGGTGCTGCGCGCGTACGTCGAGCAGGACCTCGTCATCCCCGGGACGAGCCACGTCGACCCGCTGCGCTGAGATCCGTTGATCATGAAGTTCTGCGAGTTCTTCGGCGGCGGGCACCACGTGCACCCGTCCCGACTCGCGGAGGGCTGGCAGATGCCCCACCGGCTCGGCGCGGCGTCGCGCTGACCGGTGGGCGGCGCGGCCGGTCCCACGCGGCACTCCACAGGGGACGGTGGCGGGGCGCCGGTCGTCGCCGGATTGTGCGACCCTGGGATCGACTGCCCGGGTCACCGGAGGTGATGGCCACGTTACGACTGTGCGAGCTCGTCGCCGTGCCCGGCGCCGCCGCGGTGACCCTCGACGTCGCCGCCGGTGCCACGGCCGCCCTGGCCGCCGCCCCGCCGATCGGCACCGCCGTCGCCCGGGTGGTGAGCGGGCTGGCCCCGCCGGTCGCCGGCCGGGTCCTGGTCGGCAACCGGGAGGTGACCACCCTGGCACCGCCGCAGCGCCGCATCGCCTACGTGCCGGCCGGCGGCGCGCTGCTGCCCCACCTGAGCGTGCGCCGCAACATCGCCTACGGCCAGCGCCGACGGGAACGGGTGCGGGACATGGCCGACGCGTGGACGGCGACGGTGGTCGACCGGCTGGAGCTGGCTCCGACGCTGGAGCTGCGACCGCACCTGCTGTCGGAGGCGCAGCGGTTCCGGGTGGCGCTCGCCCGGGCGGTGGCCTGCCTGCCCGAGGTGCTGGTGATCGACCTGCCGACCGGACCGGCCGGCGGTGGGCGGCTGACCGACCTGGTCGGCAGGCTCTCCCCGACGAACACCCCGGGGGTGGCGGTGCTGGTGTGCACGGCCGACCCGGGCTCGCTGGCCGACGTGCCGGTCGTCGCCGAGGTGGGCGGGTGACGCCGGTGGGCCGGGCCGCGCCGGCGGCGCGGCTGAGCCGCCGCACCCTGCTGCGGGCCACCGCCGCGCTCACCGCGACGGCCGGCGCGGGCTGTGCCGCCACGCCGCCGGCGGTCCAGGTCGCGGTCGTGTGGAGCGGCGGCGAGCTGGCCCGTTTCCGCGAGGTCGTGGGCAACTACGGCGCCGACGTGCAGGTGATCAGCGCCGGCAACGACATCGACGCGTTCCTGCGCGCCCGCCAACTGGCCGGCACCAGCCCCGACGTGGCGATCCTGCCCCGGTCCGGGCTGGTCGTCGAGTACGCCCGGCGCGGCTGGCTGCGCGAGCTGACCCCCGCCACCAGCTACGCCCTCCCGCCCGGCATGGCCGACCTGCTCTCCGCCGACGGGCGCCGCTACGGCGTCTGGGTCAAGGCGGCCCACAAGTCGCTGTTCTGGTACTTCCCGTCGATGCTCCCCGCGCCGCCGCGCACCTGGGACCAGCTCGTGACGCTCACCCGGCGGCTCGGCGCGCGGGCCCGCTCGGGCGACGGCCCGGCGCCGCTGGCCGTCGGCGCGGCCGACGGGTGGGTGCTCACCGACTGGTTCGAGAACGTGCTCGCCGACGTGGCCCCGCCCGGCCACTACGAGGCGCTGGCGCGCGGCGAGGCCGACTGGCGGAGCCCGTCGGTGCACACGGCGCTGGACCGGCTCGCCGAGCTGTGGGGCGTCGACGGCGCGTTCCCCGGCGGCGGTCGCCGGGCCCTGCTCACCCAGTACGAGGAGTCGGTGATCCAGGTGGTGCACCACCGGCGGGCCACGATGCTCTTCGAGGCCGACTTCGTCGACGACGTCAGCCGCCGGTTCCGCCGGGGCCCGGAGCAGCCGGAGACCTTCCGCTTCCCGGGCGCCCGGGTGGCCGACGGCCCGCTGATCGTCGGCGGTGACGCCGCCGTGGCGTTCGCCGGTTCGGCCCGTGGGGCGGAGCTGGTGCGCTGGCTCAGCGGCGGCTCCGCCTTCCAGCCGTGGCTGCGCGCCGGCGGCTACCTCTCCCCCAACGTGTCCGTGCCGCTGGGCGACTACCGCGATCCCGTCCGCCGCCGCCTCGCCGCCGAGCTACGCACGGCCGAGGCGGTGCGCTTCGACCTGTCCGACCGGCTGCCGGGCCCGTTCACCGGCTCCGACGGGGTGGGCATCTGGCGGATCATGCAGGACTTCTTCGCCGACGTCACCGACGGGGTCCCCGCCGGCAGGGCGACCCGGCGGGCCGTCGGGCAACTGGCGGCGGCGGCCCGGTCGGCGGGCGGCGGCCGATGAGCCGGGTCCTGGGCGAGCTGGCGGTCCTCGACGACGTCGGGCCGCCCCGGCGCGGGCGGGCCTACCCGGCGGCGGGGGCCACCTCGGCGCTGCTGCTGCCCGCCCTGCTGCTGCTCGGCGGGCTGGTGGCGTGGCCGGTGCTACGTACGCTGCACGCCAGCGTCACCACCGACGGCCGGTGGGTGGGCGCGGAGCACTTCCGCACCGCGCTGGCCGCGCCCGGCACCGGCGCCGTGGTGGGACGCACGCTGCTCTGGGCGCTGCTGGTGCCGGCGGTGGTCACCGTCCTGGGCTACCTGCTCGCCGCCGCCTCGCGCCGCTCGCAGGAGGGCGGGCTGGTCCGCCTCATCCTGGTGGTGCCCACCGCGCTGCCGCTGGTGGTCACCGGGGTCACCTTCCGGCTGATGTACGACCCGGACCCGGAACGCGGGCTGGCCACGCTGGTCGCCGCGACGCTGACCGGCCGGTCGGCGGCCGACGCCCCGCAACTGCTCGGCCCCCGCCTGGTCACGGTGGCGCTGATGTCGGCGTTCGTGTGGGCGTGGGTCGGGCTGGCCGTGCTGGTGTTCCGGGCCGCCCTCGACGCGGTGCCGCCCAGCCTCGCCGACGCGGTGCGCGCCTACGGCGGCAACCGCCGCGACGTGCTCTGGGACGCGCAGTGGCGGCCACTGCTGCTGCGCACCGTGGCGGTGGTGTTCACCCTGGCGGCGCTCGGCACCGCCCGGACGTTCGACCTGATCCTGGTGATGACGCCCGGCTCGGTGCGCGACGAGGCGTCGGTGCTCGCCCTGCGGGTCTGGCAGACCTCCAACGGCGCCACCACCGGCGAGGGCGCCGCGCTCGGCGTGGTGTGGCTGGTGGCGGTGGCCGCCGGCATGCTGGTAGCCGCGCTGTTCGTGCGGCAGGCGTGGCCGCCGCCCCGGGACCCGGTGCCCGTCGCGCCCGAACCGGTGGCGCCCGCGCCACGCCGGACGATCCGGCTGCTGGTGGCGGGCGCGGCGGTCGCCTGGCTGGTGCCGCTCGGGGTGCTGCTCGCCACCTCGCTGCACGGGACGGTGGACGCGGCGGCCCGGGGCTGGTGGTGGAGCCCGCCCGGCCTCGACTCCTACCGGGACCTGCTGACCGGCGCGGAGCTGTGGCGCACGCTGGGCTTCACGCTGGTGCTGGCGACCGTGGTCACCGCCCTGGTGCTGGGCGTCGCGCTGCTCGCCGCGTACCCGCTGGCCTGGCTGACCGGGCCACCCGCCCAGGCCACCGGGCTGCTGCTGATGGCCGCCAGCATCGTGCCGGTGCAGGTCATCGCCGGGCCGGTCAACGAGGTGCTCGGCGTGGTGCTCTCCTCCGGCACGGCGCGTGGCCTGGCGCTGGTGCACGTCGCGCTGGGCGTGCCGTTCGCCGTGCTGGTGCTGCGCAACGCGTTCGCGGACCTGCCCGCCGAGCAGGTACGCGCGGCCCGGGTGGGCGGGCGGCACTGGTGGGGCACCCTGCGGCTGCTCGCCCGGCACAACCGCCCGGCCGTGGTGGCGGTCGCGGTGCTGGAGTTCGTCCAGGTGTGGAACGACCTGGTGGTGGGTCTGCTGTTCAGCGGTCCCGGCGCGCTGCCGCTGGGGCTGTTCCTCGCCGGCCAGACCCGGGGCTTCGCGGCCAACAGCGGGGCGCTCGCCGCCGGCTCGGTCATCGCCTCCGTCCTGCCGGTGCTGCTGGTGGTGCTGGCCCGCCGCCAGCTCGTCGCCGGCCTGGTCGCCGGGGGCGTGCGGTGACGGGGCCGGCTCGCCGCTCGCGGCGGCCCCGGCGGCTGAGCCTGCTGCTCGCGATCGGCGGCGTGGTCGGCGGCACGGTCAGCGCGGTCCTCGGCAACGTCACCGGCAACCTGCTCTCCGAGCTGTCCGTAGCCCAGCTCGGCTCGGCGAGCGCCGGGGTGATCGTGCTCGGCCTCGCCGCCGCGATGATCGTGGAATGGCGCCGCCAGCGGCAGCAGGCCGCGACGCCGGACGACACCGAACCGCCGCCCGTCGCCGGCGCGCCCACCCTGCCGTGGCCGGCCGGGTTCACCGGGCGGGCCGGGCACGTCGACGCGATCATCGACCTGTTGGAGAAGGAGCATGCGGTCGCGGTGGTCGGCCGGCGGGCCGTCGGCACGTCGGCCTGCGCCATCCAGGCCGCCAACCTGTGCCGGGACGACTTCCCGGACGGCCAGTACTACCTGGACCTGCGCCGGGGCGGGCGGCGGCACGACGCCCGGCAGGTGCTGACCGCGCTGGCCCGGATCCTCGGCACCCGGCCGCCGGCGTCGGGGCGCGCCGACGACCTCGCCGACGCCGTCGACGAGCTGAGCGGCCAGCTCGACGGCCGGGCGACCCTCGTGGTGCTGGACAACGTGGACGACCCGGCCCAGGTCCGGCCGCTGCTGCCGCCGACCGCGCGGACGTGCCGCCTGCTGCTGGCCGGCACGGGAGCGTTGGCCGCGGTGGACGGGGTGGTGGCGCACGGGATCGCCGAGCCGGACGCCGACGACGCCGTCGAGCTGTTCGCCGCCGCCGGTGCCGCCGCGCCCGTCGCCCGGCCGCACCGCCCGGACCCGCGAACCGACCCGGCGGTACGCGACCTCGTCGAACTCTGCGGGCGGCAGCCCCGCACGGTCGCGGAGCTCGGCCGGCGTACGGCGCAGCACGGGTGGCGGCACACCGACGTGCTCGACGCGCTGCGCCGCGCCGTCGACACGCCCCCGCACCAGCACGTCGCCGCCTCCCCGGCGACCCTGCTGGTGACCGCGCGGGACACCGCGTACCACGCGCTGGGCGGCGAGGCAGGGCGGTTGTGGCGGCTGATGTCGCTCAGCCCGGTGCCGCTGGACCGGCCGACGATCGGGGCGCTGGCCGGCCGCCGCCCGGACCGGGTGGCCGCCCTGCTGCACGAGCTGGCCGCCGGCGGGTTCGTCACCGGCGCGCCCGGGGACCGCTACGAGGTGCGCCCGCTGCTGGCCCCGTACGCCCGGATGCACCTGCGCGACGCGGAGCCGGCGCGGCGGCGGGTCGCCGCGCAGGCCCGGCTCACCCGACACCTGGCCCGGCGGGCCGAGCGGCACGCCGCGAGCCTCGCCGTGGTCGGCTCGCCGCCGGACCGGGAGCCGACGCTGGCGCTGGACGACGACCCGTACGGCTGGTTCGACCTGCACCAGGAGCTGCTGC is drawn from Micromonospora sp. NBC_01740 and contains these coding sequences:
- a CDS encoding MFS transporter, producing MRVLTAPLAPLRSAGGLVWGVAVSAYVAAVFHRSSLGVTGVDAAHRFEVNASALATFSVAQLAVYAAMQVPVGVLLDRFGSRRLLIAGGALMVAGQLCFALATDVPLAIAARVLIGLGDAMTFISVLRIVALWFPGRRYAMMTQLTGTLGQLGAILGAVPLVALLHSAGWTPAFLTAGAVGATVLLMVVVAVRDTPGGPVPAGAAPTLTDVRRELAAAWAQPGTRLGLWTHFVTQFSGAVFALLWGYPFLVQGQGLSPTRAASLLTLMTAAMLLTGPVVAHLCARHPFHRSVLVFAITGATAVVWAVVLAWPGRAPGWLLVTLVLVLAVNGPASLIGFDYARSFNPVNRIGSATGVVNVGGFVASIVLVLAVGVVLDLATPAGRATPDLTAFRWAFAVQYVLWALGAVQVLRYRNAARRELAARTPAATPT
- a CDS encoding GntR family transcriptional regulator, whose product is MTHPSPSGRTAAPSAAERAYRHLKREILEQIHPGGSLVSEGEIAEATGVSRTPVREALLRLEAEGLVRLYPKRGALIRPVSAREITDVIEARRLVELHAAERVWPRRAALRGDLAARLAEMRDAHAAGDLAALMQADRAFHATVVDAAGNEILAELYQRLRDRQLRMGEASFRLSPGWAETALTEHADQLAALDSDDPGRWLAAVAAHIDNAAAVLRSLR
- a CDS encoding CapA family protein, with protein sequence MPELTLFLGGDVMTGRGVDAILPTPGPPELREPAVRDARDYVDLARDANGPVPRPAPPAWPWGEALHLLDELRPAARVVNLETAVTGRGEHAPAKAIHYRMHPGNLSCLAAARLDVCALANNHSLDFGPVGLTDTLDALADAGIATAGAGRDAASAWRPARVSLGRGGRLLVWSVAVPSSGVPPPWAATAGSAGVAYLPEVSVASADALAGRIAAVAGPGDRVLVSVHWGTNWGYEVPPAHVDFAHRLVDAGVDVVHGHSSHHPRPVEVYRDRLILYGCGDLVDDYEGIGGREAYRPELRLLWLPTLDADTGALRRLRAAPVRMRRMRLERAAPDEAGWLAGLLGGFGPPFARGFAVDGDGLLTLHPR
- a CDS encoding alpha/beta fold hydrolase; the encoded protein is MSAPAGRRHVSVDGRRVCHRVDGDGPPVLLLHGIGRTLRDFTELHELLAGRFRVHSVDLPGYGGSLPMARPCTLPALGEFAAHYLDAVGVEEPAHVVGNSLGGAVAMRLAASAPARVASLTLVNSAGFGREVTIALRLLALRPLGRLLLRPTRWAARRAELSLFHDPALATAERVAHALAVARQPYAARVMLETARSLGTFRGVSPQWREELLAEVERLDVPTLIVWGDRDLILPAAHLDAARSRLPRARTHLFADCGHMPQIECAEEFHRLLVDFWAEAGADAAGR
- a CDS encoding SDR family NAD(P)-dependent oxidoreductase, whose product is MRRFVFIGGTAVVTGAASGIGEALVHGLARRGSDLVLVDRDAGRLDAVVAAVRAAHPDRQLTAYVVDLADAAATARVAEEIRRRHPALRLLVNNAGVALGGRFDQVSLDEFSWVVDVNFRAVAQLTHALLPTLRVEPGAHLVNVSSLFGIIAPAGQTAYAASKFAVRGFTEALRQELAGEGIGVTCVHPGGIRTRIAQNARVGAGVPAEEFETGRRQFEKLLTIDPARAAEVILRGVHRRRGRVLIGWSAKLPDLLARVAPVSYQRVVAFALDRVGGESTRRLTTGSSVPAQRQPEAAPAADPAGEPA
- a CDS encoding flavin-containing monooxygenase, which encodes MATEHVDVLIVGAGLSGVGAACHLRRNCPEKTYAVLESRDAIGGTWDLFRYPGVRSDSDMFTLGYSFKPWTDPKAIAEGDSIRDYVRRTADEYGVTDHIRFRHRVLRADWDSASARWTVHAQRDDTGETVALTCSFLFTCAGYYRYDAGYAPRFPGTERFAGRIVHPQHWPADLDHTGKRVVVIGSGATAVTLVPAMAERAAHVTMLQRSPTYVLALPSRDVLADALRRWLPAKAAYPVVRWKNVLLSTANFQLSRRAPALVRRLLLRAARGRLPAGYDVDRHFSPRYDPWDQRLCVVPDGDLFTAVARGRASVVTDTVDTFTERGVRLGSGEELAADVVVTATGLNLLALGGMTLTVDGAEVELPDTVAYKGMMLSGVPNFAMTLGYTNASWTLKADLVATYVCRLLRHLDRTGQQVVTPLPPPDGELEPIIDLTAGYVLRSVDALPKQGARAPWRLHQNYPRDVLLMRHGRLTDPGVRFSRAGTPERRTARA